The Haemorhous mexicanus isolate bHaeMex1 chromosome 5, bHaeMex1.pri, whole genome shotgun sequence genome contains a region encoding:
- the PLBD1 gene encoding phospholipase B-like 1: MVRAGGGVCRCCCWALVLLWAAAGGRAELRYATVYWNKAEKILQVRNTLDRSGDAYGFYNNSLQTTGWGVLEIRAGYGSQTLSNEDIMYVAGFLEGYLTAPQMYDHAANMYPQLIKTPTIRRGVQNFMAKQDQWTRQQIRNNKDDPFWRHAGYIIAQLDGLYMGALEWAKLHKLSPLSNFDIQFLNAVGDLLDLIPALFDYSARGGQCNVDSGGHGRYQWDMGHCSALIKVLPGYENIYFAHSSWFTYAATLRIYKHWNFNIVDPYTSTGRVSFSSYPGFLVSLDDFYILGSGLVMLQTTNSVFNETLIKQVVPESLLAWQRVRIANMMANDGETWAETFSKCNSGTYNNQYMVLDLKKVKLQRSLDDGALYIVEQIPTLVEYSDQTNVLRKGYWPSYNIPFHEKIYNLSGYASYVVKYGMDFSYELAPRAKIFRRDQGKVTNLESMKYIMRYNNYQHDPYAEHNPCNTICCREDLNPSLPVPAGCYDSKVSDFRLAAAFTASAINGPPVQGGLPVFSWRRFNRTRHQGLPESYNFGFVTMRPIL, translated from the exons AACTCCGCTATGCAACTGTGTACTGgaataaagctgaaaaaatacTTCAGGTCAGGAATACACTGGACAGGAGTGGAGATGCTTATGGCTTCTACAACAACAGTCTACAGACAACAGGCTGGGGAGTCCTGGAGATCAGAGCAGGCTATGGCTCTCAGACCTTAAGCAATGAAGATATTATGTATGTTGCTGGCTTCTTGGAAGGCTATCTCACAGCTCC GCAAATGTATGACCATGCTGCAAATATGTATCCACAGCTAATTAAGACTCCTACCATTCGAAGAGGAGTTCAGAATTTTATGGC GAAGCAAGATCAATGGACAAGACAACAAATCAGAAATAATAAGGATGACCCATTTTGGAGGCATGCTGGCTATATTATTGCACAGTTGGATGGTCTGTACATGGGAGCCCTCGAGTGGGCTAAACTACACAAACTATCA CCACTGAGCAACTTTGATATCCAGTTTCTGAATGCAGTTGGAGACCTGTTGGACCTTATTCCTGCATTATTTGATTATTCTGCACGGGGTGGCCAATGCAATGTGGATTCAGGAGGCCATGGGAGATACCAGTGGGACATGGgacactgctctgcactgaTCAAG gTTCTACCTGGATATGAGAATATATATTTTGCCCATTCCAGCTGGTTTACTTATGCAGCCACACTGAGAATATATAAGCATTGGAACTTCAATATAGTTGATCCATACACCAGCACCGGCCGTGTCTCATTCAGTAGTTACCCAG GCTTTTTGGTGTCCCTGGATGACTTTTACATACTGGGCAGTGGCTTGGTAATGTTGCAGACTACCAACAGTGTTTTCAATGAAACCCTCATTAAGCAAGTGGTGCCTGAATCCTTGCTAGCTTGGCAGAGGGTCCGCATTGCCAACATGATGGCAAATGATGGCGAAACTTGGGCAGAGACCTTCTCGAAGTGCAACTCTG GAACCTACAACAATCAGTACATGGTTCTAGACCTGAAGAAGGTCAAGCTGCAGAGGAGCCTTGACGATGGTGCATTGTACATTGTTGAGCAGATCCCAACCCTTGTGGAGTATTCTGATCAAACAAATGTTCTCCGGAAAG GTTACTGGCCTTCATACAATATCCCTTTCCATGAAAAGATTTACAATCTCAGTGGGTATGCATCATACGTTGTCAAGTACGGCATGGATTTCTCTTATGAGCTTGCTCCAAGAGCCAAAATCTTCCGTCGAGACCAGGGCAAGGTGACCAACTTGGAAAGCATGAAGTACATCATGAGATACAACA ACTATCAGCATGATCCTTATGCTGAACACAATCCTTGCAACACCATTTGCTGCCGGGAAGACCTGAATCCTTCTTTACCAGTGCCTGCAGGCTGCTATGACTCCAAG GTGTCGGATTTCCGCCTGGCTGCAGCGTTCACAGCCTCCGCCATCAATGGCCCTCCGGTGCAGGGCGGTCTCCCGGTCTTCAGCTGGAGACGCTTCAACCGCACGCGGCACCAGGGCCTGCCCGAGTCATACAACTTCGGTTTTGTCACCATGAGGCCCATCTTGTAA